Part of the Meleagris gallopavo isolate NT-WF06-2002-E0010 breed Aviagen turkey brand Nicholas breeding stock chromosome 28, Turkey_5.1, whole genome shotgun sequence genome, CCTTTCACAGTGTTTGTTCATGATAGCTGAGTTGTGCTGCTATGCTGTTAGGAAagtttggttgtttttcagGGAAGATTTGTGCATCCATGTATCTCATCCTTTCAGCAATCCTGTGTGTACACATCTCCAGCAATTGGTTACAAGCGGGTTGTTTCTGAGCTCAGTTCAGCAGCGTTCCATCAATAAGCTGAAGgctttgtgctgctttctttcagtgGACCTGTTATTCTCTCTTCAATTTCAGATTGTGGAGTTGTGTCCTTGAAGATAAGGGTAGCATATTCCACAGGCCCTGAGGGATGTGAGCTCTCTGGTGGTTcctgaaggaagaaaacttttGGTGAAGGCTGTATGTTGACATACATAACATCTTCAGGTTTGGGTTGAGGTTGGTGCCTTATTGCAGCATATATTGTACTCTCATTGTGGTCCCCATCTGACattttacttgatttttctcttccttcctttaaaaacatacagaacgagaagttaaaaagaaatgcagcacttTTTTGATTCTGAATATTAGTCTCAGTTCGATTACGATTACAAACACTTTCTCCACTTATTATGAaactgaggaggaggagagaggatgcagagaaaaagggaaaattctTGTACACAAAACTCTCCTTTCCAATCCTGAATCCTGGGCAGAAAGGCTCAGCAAGAGATAACACACTCAGTATTTTGAGAGATTACAAAGTTTTCCTTTGATGAGAAGCTTTGGTGATATTACTGAAGCTCCAAGGACAGTGAACTTTCACAATTACCTATTTGttattgaatttattttctgagtacTGTAAACAAAAACAGGGATTATGACTTGCTCAGGTTACTGGGGCCATGTCTGCTTTGCACCCAGATGTGATCACAAACACAGACAACTTCAGACTGCTGGCTTGGCTGGATGGAACACATTCTCACTGTAGGATGAGTGGCGGTGTGTGCTTTGTGACCCCCTTGTGTGAGCGCAGTGGCTGAGTGGTGAGCGCAGAGCCAGCATTGCTGCATAGCAGAGATCAAACAGAGCACCAAGAATGAGGGATTTCAGATGATCTCTTACCTGTAGCACTCCCTTTCTGAAAGCAGGATGTCTGTCAAAGTCCATCTCTTTTCCTGCCACAAAGAACAGAATCTCTCTTGAGTGTAAAACCACACAcctattttttcattaaaaaagacTGCTTCCACTCTCCCTTCCCTGAAGTGTAGAGCACATGCTGTGTATCACTCTCAGCTCAGTTGCACTTCCTTCCTGAACAATGATACCTCTGAATAAACCATCCTTATCTTCAGGGTGCTGGGAAACCGGGCTGCAGGGGCAGGAAAAAGACAAGAGGATTAGAGAGCTTTACCTgcccttttcttccccatgtaGCTGATGATGAGTGTAACAGTAGCGATCAGGGCAGCTGTAGTCAGTAAGGAAATCAGCACCACGACAGCATAAGGagtcctgtaaaggaaaacatGGTGTCTCCATCACAATTTACAGCACCACAGGTGACTACGCCAGTTTGGGAGGAGGTTTTGTGTGTCTGAAATTAAGTTCAGCAACTATTAACCCTGTTGTCTCTCAACaaatgtgattctgtgaggtcAGTACTGATGTACACAGAGGACCCATCCCAGCTGTATTTTCTCTGGTTCTTTACAAGCCTGGGGCACATTCAGGAGCTTGAAATCTCTTCCTGCACTCAATTACAGTGCTGCTTAGAGTTCAAAGGCATCCCTTATCGGGATGCAGGAGCCCTTCTCATGGTCTGCCTTTGATCAGGATCATTATGGGTTGCTCTGAGGCTGGTGTGCTTGTACAAGAGCAGAATCATTGTAACATTGCACGGGTTGTATAGTTGTCCCTTTATAAAGGTTGAAAGGAATAACACTGAAACTGAGCATCTTCAGTAGAGTCCTCACCTAGAGCTCCTGAAACGGGTAGGAGACTTGTGTGGCTTTCATAGGGCTTGAGCAGGTTGACCCAAACTCCGCAGGGAGaagcctgtgtgtgtgtgcacgttTCAGCTGTTTATCACAGCACTGTTCAAATCCTGCAGTGCAGCCAGAATGCTATGATTAGAGCCTGggtgtctttgttttttttacctctGGTCCTTTCTGCTGTTGTCTGTGGGGCTGGCATCCATATTCCATTTTtccccttggaaaaaaaagcagaagtgaatgATTTTCCCACACTGATGCATCCCTGATGACTTTCTGTCATGCTAACATGCTCGAGAGATACTGCTTGTTTGTTAACCATGAAACTGTGGAATGCACAAGAATATCCATCCTGTGCTATTCATCAGCAAAAGAAATGAGTGGGAATCATCCAGTTACAGGATCATCCATTTTCTCAGGAAAGAGCTGGGATTTTGTGTAGGCTGTTGGCTAGTAGCACTAGTGTACTATCAGCAGTGTATGTACATGAAAGCACCAGGTATAGGGTCAGCCAGAGAGCCAGTAGCAAATAGCTATGGGGACAGGAACAGACATCTTGTGattccagttttctttccttcaggttaattttctttccttcagtttaTAGTCCTCTGGTGTTTTTTCACTGTTGCAAAATAGGTAAGCCACGAAAATCCATGTCATTTTAGAGAGCAGCCTGAAAGCTGAGTTGCATTTGAACGCTGCTAGAAAGAAAGTTTCTTAGAAGACAAATCTTGacatctttttcttaaaaaagggATCTCGTTATTTGCCTCCCCTCCTGCGTTTTTCAGTCAGGTCAGAAAGATCAGATTGTTTCCACTCAGTGTGTTctattttgctgctttctgcactgGCTAAAAGCAGAAGGGAAGTATTAAATTCAAAAGTTTATTAACAGACAGTGATGAAGAGGTGAACTCAGGTAGAAATTCATGGAAACATTCAGATCTCTTGGAGTCTGTTCCATCTGCTGATGCAAATGTGAAATGTCATCAGTCAAGGAAGCCAAGTCAGACTGCCCTCCTCCCAAGAACTGGCAGCAATTTATACCATTAGTATGTGtcagaaaatctgttttaaaaaggaaattcaggAGTTATCTGTGTCTCAGGAAATTTCAGGGCTCAGAAGAGAACTCTTTAACACTGACCTGTAATCTTTCTTGTCAAGTATTAAGAAATTGCTGACTTTTAGAAGACCATCATTAATTCTTTGATTAACTCACCCAAAACTTTCAGCACAATCCTCCTCAGTAGTTTGTTTCTCCCCTGGACATGGCTCGCAAGACGATACTCTCCTGAGTCATTAAGTTCTAGCTTTTTCAGCCACATTCTAATCATTTTCCATGAGAAGTCATTCATCATTTCAGTCCTCCCTGCTTTAACAATACTTTGATCAGCGTTACCTCTGATAACAGGCTGACAAGTAATTTGGGACACCATTTTGCACCaaataaaatgctgaagttCTCCGATGTTGATTGTCACAGAATAGGAGCAGTGGAGGAACAGAGATTTCCCTTTTTTGGCAAATACTGTTACAGgttctaaagaaaataaagcgGTGATTCATTAGAAGgataaaagacaagaaagaacaGTCCCTGTGGTAGTGTGTGTATCACCCAGTAAAGGAGCAGAGGCCAACAACAGCACAAAGAGAACTTGCAGAAGAGGTGGGAGCCTCTGTATCAGGTACTGTGTCACATTCTGGggctgtcactgctgtcacaTTGCCCAGGTGCTGTGACAAGGAGCCACCTCAGCATATTTCTAATGCCTAATATCTGTCTTCAAGAGGGTGGTGCTCCCTCTCATGAGTCTTCTTGAGTTATCAGAGCCTTTCTGCACGAAAGGTTTCTATGACTGGAAAACACTtggaacaaaatggaaaattttctgcaaaagaaagtTGTATTCTTTTAGTTTTCATCAGCTtgtctgaaatatttccatCCCAAATCCATTTGGTTTTGATTAGTACAATCCCACGAAATTGTATTTATGGTTTTTCGtggtgatttttaaaataatgctttctttccctttggaACTTcttcatatggaaaaaaaaatcatttattggCCATTTCTGCTTCTAGATACATACAGATGCATGTTGTGATTTTATATGGAACTATAGAATGTAGTTTTATCCTGTCCTTGATAACCTCCCGGGGAAATTATGATGTCTAGGTATACTACATTTAGctatgaaacaaaaaaaaaatggaaatgacaCAACATTCTTGATTTATTTTGGTTGTTTCCCACCCAGTGTGCTGTTGACCACATAGCTCACCCTTAGGTGAAACCACCATCTGTATTCTTTGCAGCAAAACTTGCTTCATTTCAACCCAAACTCCACACTGATATGTGCCAGAATCCTCTTTTCGAAGTGCTGTCATGATTACAGAAAACCAGCCGCCTCCAGAGTCTCTCAGCTCAGCTGGATGGTACAGTGCACGGCTAGGACCAATCCTTTCTTCTGAAGGGAAGCTCAAGGATAAGTCTGGACAGTATTTTTCTGATTGTTCCTTGCACCAGAATTTCTTCTCATGTGAGTGCTTGTGCACGTCATATGAGCAGTTAGCTCTGAAGGACTCTCCTTGTACTTGCAGAAACACTTGCGTGTCCTCTCCTGCCATGTGTGATCctttgaaaggaagaagaaaattgatGCCAGAAGTAATCACAGCTTCCTGTGCCACTTTTTCTTGCATCACACTCCTGATACCTCTGGGACTGTGAGAAGAGTTATCTGTCTCTGCAGGTTTGCATAAAGAAACATCCATACCCAGCCTTGGTGCCACTACCCTTTTTCCATTGTTATTCACATTGTTCCTCTCTGTGGACTCAGTATTCACAGGCTgtaagaaagcaaacagcagctaGCCTGTCTCACATTGCTCACAATACCTCATCCATCATGTTTCAGGAGAAAATAACAAACACAGATTTCCCTCCCCATATGCTGGGTGATTTCAGACTGAGAAAACCTAGGcttatgtaaataaaataaacacatttcagGCTGAACATCTCCTCTTGTTGACATCTGGCAATCCTATTCTTTGCCTGGCCATAAATGGCCTGAATAAAAAGTGTTCAAGCAAATAACAGCGCGCAGTGTgtacagcagcactgagagcaccCTGCTCCTCAGAGTGATTCAAAGCCTTACCTGGTAgcaccagcaggagcagcagggctggaaaaCTTCCCATCCTGCAGTAGAAAGTGATGTATGGCATAGAGAGGAGAATGTATCTTAGAGCTTCGTTACCACAGAGGAATTCTCTGATACAGAGGAAGCTAAACTTGCTTTGTCATTTACAGTTTCTGCTGCTTAGAGTGATTATGACAGTTTGGAGTCGCTAAGAACATCTATTAACCACAAACTGTCTTGGGTGGGAAGACTGCTTCATGTTTACTGGctgcttttttgctttaaatatttgGCTGTGTAGATAGCTATATTTAGCAATCAGACTGTGGGGCTGGAAAAGAAATAGGCATTTCAGACTCTGGTGCCACCTTGGCAGTGCAGCTTTCAGTAGGATAAGTTAATCCTTCCTGCCAGTTTTGTGCTTGTGTGCAACTTCCATATTCTTGTTCAGAAGTGCCCAACATCACAGGTGGTGAGTGGCCCTGCATGAGGTGTCAGGGTTGCCTCCTGGTCAGTGCTACAGTTCCCTTGCTTTATAGCCCATGCCTATGCTAGCCACTTCAGAGTCGTGAGGGAATaccaaaattaaatgaaattagtTTAGAGCACAGCTGTGCATTGCCTTGTCTGGATTTGGGATCTCAGCTACTGTTACTACAATGTGCTAAATGGAGCTGGCTGGATGCACCCACCTGCCCAGCCAGCTTGGAGTACTGTAAAACAGTACTGCTTGTTCTGAGTGATTTATTGTGAATTGTGTGCTCCAGCCTTTTATCATGAATCCACACTATGTAAGATAAccagtttgtttttatttagctTTGTAGGCAATGCGGGAAGAAGTGTGAATGCATCGGGTTTGGGTTCTTCTTTGGACAGGTAATTGCAGCTTCCTTTTGGGGTATGATGAACAGTGATCCCCTTGAGAAAAAGAGCAGGTAAGTACAGAGAGacagatcatttttgtggtcatGGAATGATTTGAGAAATGAGGAAACAagctcagagctgtgtgcagaTTTCACATCCCTTTGTTATGTTCTGCAGTTCTATATTCCTTTCCACACTGACTGCCTGCTAAGGATCCACTCTGTGCAAAGTGATCTTTGGTGTCTTGGAAAAAGAGACTGTGTCACCTAGCAGTACTGTGAGATGGCACAACACTGATAGATCTCACCTGAGCAGGAGATAAGTATTTGGAATAACTGCCTGATAGCGTGGTGCAGTTACTGGCAGTGACTGGAGGTgacagcagagcactgcactgccATAAGCATGGCAAAAACGTCCGTCTTTACGGACAGGAATCTTACAAACAAGTCTTAACAAAGCTGATTTCTAGACAACAATGCTAGCTTTCAGTAGAACCACATACGTCCATTTATACTTTGTGCTTTTGGGAGAAGCATTCATGGGTTCTGTAGACATGTGTAGGACATTCTGAATAAAAGCCAAGAACTCTTCAGCACTGTTCTTCAACGAATCAAAACTTCCTTGGGGGTTTGAGATGAAACAATGTCTTACCATTTTTGCACTGCGGATATGTGTGTGAGTGCACAAAAACACAAGGTGGTTGAGGTGTGTTAACCTGGACTCTTGTTTATGTTTACTGCTGTATCTGTGGTTTTACTTACAACAAGGCATTATCTGTGCATTCCTGCGTCTGGGGAAGCATCTCTGCCACATGAGTTGCGTTGGATCTCTTGACAAAAAAATTTCatcttcctccctcctcccagccctcaGTCCCACCCTCTTCCATCAGTTTCAGGTGTTACTGGCAGCATCATTTCAATTTGGTTGTGTTGGAGAAAGCTGGTCAGCAGCAATGAGAGAAGGTGGTAGATGGTGACATTCCTTCTCCAGTGTGATAGGTTTGTCAATACCTATATTTAGAAGTCAGtgctcttctttcttacagcagGTGGCAAAGCTTTGCTAGAAAAAGCTTGATGTTCATTTCCCTGTTGATTCTCTTTGGTTCGGCTCTAAGCAGTGCTCTCCCAGGAGGGGCTGTTTCCACCATATGCATGCTCTACGAGGTCACCAGGGAAACGGAGGACCTGCTGTTTATTCAAGCTTGGCTTGTTCTGCTCTGTCTCTCTGTTTTTCATGCTGTTGCTAATGATAAAGATCAGCACAGCCACCACAAACTTAGTAGCCAGTAATCCAGCAATGATGTAGAGGACCGTGAAATCAGCTTCAGGAGGGATGCTATGGGGAAACATAAACACAACAAAATGAGCTTAGCAAGGAAGAGGATGAGTCAACCTTTAAATAAACTCTTGTATTTTGATAGGATAAAAGTGCAAAGGCGGTAACAACTCCTGTGAGTGGTACTCCCTGCCTGGGCACAACAGAGCCTGCGAGGTTAGAGCAACTGTAATAGGTTTTAACTGCAAGATCTCACATATGGATAAATTGCGATCTGCAGGATTTGGCTTGCCTGGCCCTGGAGCActgctttctgttcagaaaCCAGGCAGCGGCTACAAGAGTTGTCATGCATTAGGAAGGGGCAGAGAATGTGCCTGTGGT contains:
- the LOC100540438 gene encoding uncharacterized protein LOC100540438 isoform X1, translated to MDVSLCKPAETDNSSHSPRGIRSVMQEKVAQEAVITSGINFLLPFKGSHMAGEDTQVFLQVQGESFRANCSYDVHKHSHEKKFWCKEQSEKYCPDLSLSFPSEERIGPSRALYHPAELRDSGGGWFSVIMTALRKEDSGTYQCGVWVEMKQVLLQRIQMVVSPKEPVTVFAKKGKSLFLHCSYSVTINIGELQHFIWCKMVSQITCQPVIRGNADQSIVKAGRTEMMNDFSWKMIRMWLKKLELNDSGEYRLASHVQGRNKLLRRIVLKVLGEKWNMDASPTDNSRKDQRTPYAVVVLISLLTTAALIATVTLIISYMGKKRAGKEMDFDRHPAFRKGVLQEGREKSSKMSDGDHNESTIYAAIRHQPQPKPEDVMYVNIQPSPKVFFLQEPPESSHPSGPVEYATLIFKDTTPQSEIEERITGPLKESSTKPSAY
- the LOC100540438 gene encoding uncharacterized protein LOC100540438 isoform X2, encoding MPYITFYCRMGSFPALLLLLVLPGSHMAGEDTQVFLQVQGESFRANCSYDVHKHSHEKKFWCKEQSEKYCPDLSLSFPSEERIGPSRALYHPAELRDSGGGWFSVIMTALRKEDSGTYQCGVWVEMKQVLLQRIQMVVSPKEPVTVFAKKGKSLFLHCSYSVTINIGELQHFIWCKMVSQITCQPVIRGNADQSIVKAGRTEMMNDFSWKMIRMWLKKLELNDSGEYRLASHVQGRNKLLRRIVLKVLGEKWNMDASPTDNSRKDQRTPYAVVVLISLLTTAALIATVTLIISYMGKKRAGKEMDFDRHPAFRKGVLQEGREKSSKMSDGDHNESTIYAAIRHQPQPKPEDVMYVNIQPSPKVFFLQEPPESSHPSGPVEYATLIFKDTTPQSEIEERITGPLKESSTKPSAY
- the LOC100540438 gene encoding uncharacterized protein LOC100540438 isoform X3, translating into MPYITFYCRMGSFPALLLLLVLPGSHMAGEDTQVFLQVQGESFRANCSYDVHKHSHEKKFWCKEQSEKYCPDLSLSFPSEERIGPSRALYHPAELRDSGGGWFSVIMTALRKEDSGTYQCGVWVEMKQVLLQRIQMVVSPKEPVTVFAKKGKSLFLHCSYSVTINIGELQHFIWCKMVSQITCQPVIRGNADQSIVKAGRTEMMNDFSWKMIRMWLKKLELNDSGEYRLASHVQGRNKLLRRIVLKVLASAESSKIEHTEWKQSDLSDLTEKRRRGGEKWNMDASPTDNSRKDQRTPYAVVVLISLLTTAALIATVTLIISYMGKKRAGKEMDFDRHPAFRKGVLQEGREKSSKMSDGDHNESTIYAAIRHQPQPKPEDVMYVNIQPSPKVFFLQEPPESSHPSGPVEYATLIFKDTTPQSEIEERITGPLKESSTKPSAY